A single Triticum dicoccoides isolate Atlit2015 ecotype Zavitan chromosome 2A, WEW_v2.0, whole genome shotgun sequence DNA region contains:
- the LOC119352651 gene encoding WEB family protein At2g17940 — MDGGGVVMVGRAEIDTRAPFKSVKEAVALFGERVLAGELLFHAPRDANTADQLHRVTASPRPVVHHQAVTIAPAVAMVAAPPPPRRMPAAPATRELDDAKHELEKEREEKHKMAGCIQSLQQELSSAMRELQKLKARDEDARAKVIEVEDLKFMETDEPQQQRHHQHQHESPPASGHEAMAASRAAAAAEFQKKRYVTFADPPAAAYDRAPSPPRDVVLELHRHHQPHYAPAAGRPQYREARFQRQVSAGPGHEAVKKAMAAAAEEEEGRKKKKKPLIPLVGGLFMRKKKSSAAAAGSHHAVDGSSTVTPRPSF, encoded by the exons ATGGACGGcggcggcgtggtgatggtggggcGGGCGGAGATCGACACGAGGGCGCCCTTCAAGTCGGTGAAGGAGGCCGTCGCGCTCTTCGGCGAGAGGGTGCTCGCCGGGGAGCTCCTATTCCACGCCCCCCGCGACGCCAACACCGCCGATCAGCTG CATCGAGTGACGGCATCGCCAAGACCCGTTGTTCACCACCAAGCCGTCACCATCGCCCCGGCCGTCGCCATGGTAgcggcgccaccgccgccgcgtcgCATGCCGGCAGCGCCGGCGACGAGGGAGCTGGACGACGCGAAGCACGAGCTGGAGAAGGAGCGGGAGGAGAAGCACAAGATGGCGGGTTGCATCCAGTCGCTCCAGCAGGAGCTGAGCAGCGCCATGAGGGAGCTGCAGAAGCTCAAGGCGCGCGACGAGGACGCCCGCGCCAAGGTCATCGAGGTGGAGGACCTCAAGTTCATGGAGACCGACGAGCCGCAGCAGCAGCGCCACCACCAGCACCAGCACGAGAGCCCGCCTGCCAGCGGCCACGAAGCCATGGCAGCGAGCCGCGCCGCAGCCGCCGCGGAGTTCCAGAAGAAGAGGTACGTCACCTTCGCCGACCCGCCAGCCGCCGCGTACGACCGCGCGCCCTCGCCGCCGCGGGACGTGGTGCTGGAGCTGCATCGACATCATCAGCCGCATTacgcgccggcggcggggcggccgcAGTACCGTGAGGCACGGTTCCAGAGGCAGGTGTCGGCCGGGCCAGGGCACGAGGCGGTGAAGAAGGCGATGGCGGccgcggcagaggaggaggagggaaggaagaagaagaagaagccgctGATCCCGCTGGTGGGCGGGCTCttcatgaggaagaagaagagctccgCTGCGGCCGCCGGTAGCCACCACGCCGTCGACGGCTCGTCGACGGTCACGCCGCGCCCGTCGTTCTAA